A part of Limihaloglobus sulfuriphilus genomic DNA contains:
- a CDS encoding lectin-like domain-containing protein, translating to MNRQTMIKKLNTFTVLLTVLACGYAFGAPYVDEAFTGTTAPDWTFVTGQGDGPFLTATDTAKTGDTDGDGWLRLTKDLDNQSSFVYYNNAISTSQGMIFTFDFVIWGGSSGLGDGLTLAIFDADVTADAGGYGGSLGYAQRDGGIDGLAGAVAGFGFDVFGNFSNPTEGREGGPGQRPDAIAVRGSMGDTRSDGYEYVTGTDTLEDFATSSANSRDDAVIHTVKITITTDKELTIEWKPENDEWATLIDAYQCTLDCPDQVKFGYTAGTGSATANHEIRNLSVTAVPEPATAIIFAIGGMLIRRKK from the coding sequence ATGAATAGACAAACAATGATTAAGAAATTGAATACATTCACAGTTTTGCTAACTGTTCTGGCCTGCGGGTATGCCTTCGGGGCACCCTATGTTGATGAAGCCTTCACGGGAACAACCGCACCTGACTGGACTTTTGTAACCGGCCAGGGCGACGGGCCCTTCCTTACAGCCACCGACACCGCAAAAACCGGCGACACTGACGGCGATGGCTGGCTGCGGCTTACAAAAGACCTGGACAATCAATCGTCCTTTGTCTATTACAACAACGCCATCTCAACAAGCCAGGGCATGATTTTCACGTTTGACTTTGTTATCTGGGGCGGCAGCTCCGGTTTGGGAGACGGTCTCACGCTGGCTATTTTTGACGCAGACGTTACAGCTGATGCCGGCGGATACGGCGGGTCTCTGGGGTATGCCCAGCGAGATGGAGGAATTGACGGGCTCGCCGGAGCGGTTGCGGGTTTTGGTTTTGACGTATTCGGCAACTTTTCCAACCCGACCGAAGGCCGCGAAGGAGGCCCCGGACAGCGGCCCGATGCAATCGCAGTAAGGGGCTCTATGGGTGATACCCGCAGCGACGGCTACGAGTATGTGACAGGTACCGATACTTTAGAGGATTTTGCTACATCAAGCGCTAATTCAAGAGACGATGCAGTTATACATACAGTTAAGATAACGATCACAACAGATAAAGAACTTACAATTGAATGGAAGCCCGAAAATGACGAGTGGGCGACGCTTATAGATGCGTACCAGTGTACTTTGGACTGCCCGGATCAGGTTAAGTTCGGATACACCGCGGGTACGGGAAGTGCGACTGCAAACCATGAGATCAGAAACCTCTCGGTTACCGCAGTCCCGGAACCGGCAACGGCGATAATCTTCGCTATCGGCGGTATGCTGATACGCAGGAAGAAATAA
- a CDS encoding choice-of-anchor E domain-containing protein, translated as MKKALLVLTALTVCSLNAALITQTKTFSGKPNYTKYLTYDQFDDDDGTLNSIEVIFTLNVDGGILTVDNDSDNHADGTFEFGAKGVINSEDVILSSGFVHVTGELESVNSGSFSLEANEGDGTGDYSSAAPDGMSYDGEAATDSGSGLVAVGAWSMGTTGYLGTSTYDIEVDITQWQDYEGDGGIELGFTPVDADGEVTVKYDYTVPEPATAIIFAIGGMLIRRKN; from the coding sequence ATGAAAAAGGCATTACTTGTATTGACAGCATTGACAGTTTGTTCACTGAACGCGGCTTTAATCACTCAGACGAAGACGTTTTCAGGTAAACCGAATTATACTAAATATCTGACTTATGACCAGTTTGATGATGACGATGGAACTCTAAACTCTATTGAAGTCATTTTCACCCTCAACGTTGATGGTGGAATATTGACTGTAGATAATGACAGCGATAATCATGCAGATGGAACTTTTGAGTTTGGAGCCAAAGGGGTTATTAATTCTGAAGATGTTATTCTATCTTCTGGTTTTGTACATGTAACAGGTGAGCTCGAATCTGTAAACTCTGGTAGCTTTTCTTTGGAAGCCAACGAAGGAGATGGCACTGGAGATTATAGTTCGGCTGCACCCGATGGCATGAGTTATGACGGAGAGGCTGCAACAGATTCCGGTTCGGGCTTGGTTGCAGTTGGTGCATGGTCAATGGGGACAACCGGTTACCTGGGCACATCAACTTACGATATAGAGGTTGACATAACACAATGGCAGGATTACGAAGGTGATGGTGGGATTGAGCTGGGCTTTACTCCGGTTGACGCAGACGGTGAAGTAACTGTTAAATACGACTACACTGTACCCGAGCCGGCAACAGCAATAATCTTCGCTATCGGCGGTATGCTGATACGCAGGAAGAATTAA